A window of Ignicoccus hospitalis KIN4/I contains these coding sequences:
- a CDS encoding isocitrate/isopropylmalate dehydrogenase family protein produces MVTVAVIEGDGIGPEVVGATLKVLEKIRETFKLPLEFVFVEAGDRAKEKYGEALPKESYERLLRADAILKGPVGETAADVIVRLRRELDLFANIRPAKVLPGVPALKENVDLIIVRENIEDLYVGAENLLPQTSLGHKVAVGLRLASERETRRVAKVAAEYAKARRNKVTIVHKANVMRVTCGLFRDVAKEVLEAEGVEVDEMYVDAAAMELVRRPERFDVMLTPNVFGDILSDLAAQVVGSLGLAPSGNIGEERALFEPVHGAAFDIAGKGIANPTATMLAASMMLEWLERKKGLPKGAEAAAALQRAIEKALSEGVKTPDLGGNYGTFEFAEEVVKRLQLP; encoded by the coding sequence ATGGTAACCGTTGCCGTCATAGAGGGCGACGGTATAGGCCCCGAGGTCGTGGGCGCGACCCTTAAGGTGCTCGAAAAGATAAGGGAAACTTTCAAACTGCCGCTGGAGTTCGTCTTCGTGGAGGCGGGCGACAGAGCTAAGGAGAAGTACGGCGAGGCCCTCCCTAAGGAGAGCTACGAGAGGCTCCTACGAGCGGACGCTATACTCAAGGGCCCCGTCGGCGAGACGGCAGCGGACGTCATAGTTAGGTTGAGGAGGGAGCTGGACCTCTTCGCCAACATAAGGCCCGCGAAGGTCTTGCCCGGAGTCCCCGCACTTAAGGAAAATGTAGATCTAATTATAGTTAGGGAAAATATAGAGGACCTTTACGTTGGTGCCGAGAACCTCTTGCCCCAGACCTCCTTGGGCCACAAGGTCGCGGTGGGCCTCAGACTGGCTTCAGAGAGGGAGACGAGGAGGGTGGCGAAGGTCGCCGCGGAGTACGCTAAAGCCCGTAGGAACAAAGTAACTATAGTACACAAGGCTAACGTAATGAGGGTGACGTGCGGGCTCTTCAGAGACGTCGCGAAGGAGGTCTTGGAGGCTGAGGGGGTTGAGGTAGACGAGATGTACGTGGACGCGGCCGCTATGGAGTTGGTCAGAAGGCCGGAGAGGTTCGACGTAATGCTGACTCCGAACGTCTTCGGGGACATACTCTCCGACTTGGCGGCCCAAGTGGTCGGCAGCTTGGGCTTGGCGCCCAGCGGCAACATAGGCGAGGAGCGCGCGCTGTTCGAGCCGGTCCACGGGGCGGCCTTCGACATAGCGGGTAAGGGGATAGCCAACCCTACGGCGACCATGCTAGCGGCGTCGATGATGTTGGAGTGGTTAGAGAGGAAGAAGGGGCTCCCCAAAGGGGCGGAAGCGGCCGCTGCGCTTCAGAGGGCGATAGAGAAGGCCTTGTCAGAGGGAGTAAAGACGCCGGACTTGGGCGGGAACTACGGCACCTTCGAGTTCGCAGAAGAGGTCGTTAAGAGGTTGCAGCTTCCTTAG
- a CDS encoding binary toxin-like calcium binding domain-containing protein: MKKVLAFLLTLAAAALAQKLVVPTAMSCVISANYPKFEVPVPVITINATSLTVRVDACGLVSSKAYVAMAYTKGTIGLELPLKELRYKFPCGAITVELVNDKGEVVDERKIAFTLEVINMTEPIMMCTASSELTELALNSTEDVIKFLKAAYDGEAFETSLYIEAYKPTSVTVYLEGLKARSAVPSVGVAIIKDNIVRIIRANDTKAITLYLVPTKPVASVEAFSNDGAFAYFSLNATSTDPDGDGLPSGKELLTYRTNPLNSDTDGDGLTDYQEVKVYHTDPLKPDTDGDGLTDYEEIKIYKTNPLNPDTDGDKLTDYQEVKVYQTNPLSNDTDGDRLTDYEEVSLYHTNPLNPDTDGDKLTDYQEVKIYKTNPLNPDTDADGLTDGEEVLDYGTNPLSNDTDRDGLTDYQEVKVYHTDPLRVDTDRDGLDDYQELSYYKTNPLSNDTDKDGLTDGEEVLKYNTNPLNPDTDGDGLTDYQEVKVYHTDPLAPDTDKDGLTDYEEVMLYHTSPTLADTDEDKLTDYQEVKVYHTNPLSNDTDKDGLTDYQEVKVYHTDPLNPDTDADDLTDYEEIMKYHTDYLSNDTDKDGLTDGEEVLKYNTSPFKVDTDGDKLTDYQEVRIYGTNPLNTDTDGDGLTDYQEVTIGTSPLKSDTDKDGLTDYQETVIYHTNPLNPDTDGDKLTDYEEIMKYRTNPLSNDTDKDGLTDYEEVMLYHTSPTLADTDEDKLTDYQEVKVYHTNPLSNDTDKDGLTDYEEVEEHKTNPLNADSDDDKLTDYQEVKVYHTDPLSPDTDSDKLTDYEEIKVYKTNPFDEDTDSDGLTDYQEVKVYRTDPLNPDTDSDKLTDYLEVEVYHTDPLNPDTDGDGVWDSVDAAPLGDVRLVVTVSLYQVYNVPLEYLNKLQASVGAPGSSVTESVYKHVITYTYDLDDHKPYAVIDVALFFEKDGSVEVVDVNPVFGARTLRFYVKPVMKNVTFNGTSESVPTELQVYWKEDDEVVELGSLKLPVLRNATSVVVIPLKTDLFAGNVSPREAGAYVASITVGFKLLIVPTK, from the coding sequence ATGAAGAAGGTGTTGGCGTTCTTACTGACGTTAGCGGCGGCGGCCTTGGCGCAGAAGCTGGTAGTTCCAACTGCGATGAGCTGTGTTATTTCCGCTAACTACCCCAAGTTCGAGGTCCCCGTTCCCGTAATAACGATAAACGCGACCTCCCTCACGGTGCGAGTAGACGCTTGCGGCTTGGTTTCTTCTAAGGCTTACGTAGCGATGGCCTATACCAAAGGAACTATAGGTTTGGAGTTGCCCCTCAAGGAGCTGAGGTACAAGTTCCCTTGCGGCGCTATAACAGTTGAGCTAGTCAACGACAAGGGAGAAGTTGTAGATGAGAGAAAAATAGCGTTTACTTTAGAGGTAATTAATATGACGGAACCAATAATGATGTGTACGGCCTCGAGTGAGCTCACCGAGCTAGCTCTAAACAGTACCGAGGACGTGATTAAGTTCCTCAAAGCTGCTTACGATGGAGAAGCCTTCGAGACGTCGTTGTACATAGAGGCGTATAAGCCTACCTCCGTAACGGTTTACCTAGAGGGTCTAAAGGCCCGTTCGGCGGTCCCGAGCGTAGGCGTAGCAATCATTAAGGACAACATTGTAAGGATAATTAGAGCAAACGACACTAAGGCTATTACGCTGTACCTCGTGCCTACGAAGCCGGTCGCCTCTGTAGAGGCGTTCTCCAACGACGGCGCTTTCGCCTACTTCTCCTTGAACGCGACCTCCACGGACCCGGACGGCGACGGACTCCCAAGCGGGAAGGAGCTTCTCACTTACCGCACCAACCCCCTCAACTCCGATACAGACGGAGATGGCTTAACCGACTACCAAGAAGTTAAGGTGTATCACACAGACCCCTTGAAGCCTGACACCGACGGCGACGGCCTAACTGATTACGAGGAGATTAAGATCTACAAGACTAACCCGCTTAACCCCGATACAGACGGAGACAAGCTAACAGATTACCAAGAGGTTAAGGTTTACCAGACCAACCCCTTGTCCAACGACACCGACGGAGATAGGCTTACCGATTACGAGGAGGTCTCGCTCTACCACACCAACCCCCTGAACCCTGATACGGACGGGGACAAGCTAACGGACTATCAAGAAGTTAAGATCTACAAGACTAACCCGCTTAACCCCGATACAGATGCCGATGGCCTAACAGATGGCGAGGAGGTCTTGGACTACGGCACTAACCCGCTTAGCAACGATACGGACAGAGATGGCCTGACCGACTACCAAGAAGTTAAGGTCTACCACACTGACCCGCTGAGGGTTGACACCGACAGAGACGGCCTCGACGACTACCAAGAGCTTTCTTACTATAAGACCAACCCCTTGTCCAACGACACCGATAAGGACGGCCTAACGGACGGCGAGGAAGTCCTAAAGTACAACACCAATCCGCTTAATCCCGATACAGACGGAGATGGCTTAACCGACTACCAAGAAGTTAAGGTGTATCACACAGACCCTCTCGCCCCCGATACCGACAAGGACGGCTTGACGGACTACGAGGAAGTGATGCTATACCACACGAGCCCTACGTTAGCGGACACCGACGAGGACAAGCTAACCGACTACCAAGAGGTTAAGGTTTACCACACCAACCCTCTAAGCAACGACACCGACAAGGACGGCTTGACAGATTACCAAGAGGTTAAGGTTTACCACACTGACCCGCTTAACCCCGACACAGATGCCGACGACTTGACCGACTACGAGGAGATAATGAAGTACCACACCGACTACCTCTCTAACGACACCGATAAGGACGGCCTAACGGACGGCGAGGAAGTCCTAAAGTACAACACCAGCCCGTTTAAGGTCGACACGGACGGCGACAAGCTAACAGATTACCAAGAGGTCAGAATATACGGCACTAACCCCCTGAATACCGACACCGACGGAGATGGCTTAACCGACTACCAAGAGGTCACCATAGGCACCTCCCCGCTCAAGTCCGACACAGACAAGGACGGTTTGACGGACTACCAGGAGACGGTGATATACCACACCAACCCCCTGAACCCTGATACGGACGGGGACAAGCTAACCGATTACGAGGAGATAATGAAATACCGTACCAACCCTCTAAGCAACGACACGGACAAGGACGGCTTGACGGACTACGAGGAAGTGATGCTATACCACACGAGCCCTACGTTAGCGGACACCGACGAGGACAAGCTAACCGACTACCAAGAGGTTAAGGTTTACCACACCAACCCTCTAAGCAACGACACCGACAAGGACGGCTTGACGGACTACGAGGAAGTAGAGGAGCACAAGACTAACCCGCTTAACGCGGATAGCGACGACGACAAGCTGACAGATTATCAAGAAGTTAAGGTGTATCACACCGACCCGCTCAGTCCCGACACCGACAGCGACAAGCTAACCGATTACGAGGAGATTAAGGTCTACAAGACTAACCCGTTCGACGAGGACACCGATAGCGACGGCTTAACAGATTACCAAGAGGTTAAGGTTTACCGTACCGACCCGCTTAACCCCGACACCGACAGCGACAAGCTGACCGACTACCTCGAAGTCGAGGTCTACCACACCGACCCGCTTAACCCCGATACAGACGGGGACGGCGTTTGGGACTCCGTGGACGCAGCACCGCTGGGCGACGTGAGGCTGGTGGTAACGGTGTCGCTCTACCAAGTGTACAACGTACCTCTCGAATATTTGAACAAGCTCCAAGCCTCCGTGGGCGCCCCCGGGAGCTCAGTTACGGAGAGCGTCTACAAGCACGTGATAACTTACACTTACGACTTAGATGACCATAAGCCGTACGCGGTTATAGACGTAGCGCTGTTCTTCGAGAAGGACGGAAGCGTGGAGGTAGTGGACGTTAACCCCGTGTTCGGGGCGAGGACGCTGAGGTTTTACGTAAAACCCGTAATGAAGAACGTTACTTTCAACGGTACCAGCGAGTCCGTCCCCACCGAGCTACAAGTCTACTGGAAGGAGGACGACGAAGTCGTGGAGCTGGGCTCGCTGAAGCTGCCGGTGCTCAGGAACGCCACCAGCGTAGTGGTCATACCGTTGAAGACGGACCTGTTCGCCGGCAACGTGTCTCCCAGGGAAGCGGGGGCCTACGTGGCGTCCATCACGGTGGGCTTCAAGCTGTTGATTGTCCCCACGAAATGA
- a CDS encoding isopropylmalate synthase translates to MLIVEGVRIAEELENLPKEVRIFDTTLRDGEQTPGISFTKEQKLMIARQLAKLGVASIEAGFPAVSQGEFEAVKAIAREGLGPEIVALARANKRDIDKALDADVDAIHVFIAASDIHLKYKLRMTREEALRRAVEAVEYAKSHGVTVEFSPEDGTRADLNYLYTMVEAVVDAGADRVDIPDTVGVMTPTRMKYLIKFILPAAKGRIVSVHCHNDFGLAVANSIAGIEAGARQAHVTVNGIGERAGNAALEEVVAALEFLLNVRTGVNTKLLYETSLLVSKITGIPIPPNKPIVGENVFSHESGIHVHGVINNPFTYEPIQPEMVGQRRRIVLGKHSGRHGVEYALKTLGYPTDPDVVLRVLDEVKRLGDMGIRVTEDKLREIVEKVLEERERAKEAATS, encoded by the coding sequence ATGCTTATTGTTGAGGGCGTAAGGATAGCGGAAGAGCTGGAAAACCTCCCCAAAGAGGTACGCATTTTTGATACCACCTTACGTGACGGCGAGCAGACCCCCGGAATAAGCTTCACCAAGGAACAGAAGCTGATGATCGCGAGACAGCTCGCGAAGCTAGGAGTAGCGAGCATAGAGGCCGGCTTCCCGGCAGTGTCCCAAGGCGAGTTCGAGGCGGTTAAGGCGATTGCCCGAGAGGGACTGGGCCCGGAGATAGTGGCCCTAGCTAGGGCGAACAAGAGGGACATAGATAAGGCTCTGGACGCCGACGTGGACGCGATCCACGTGTTCATAGCAGCTTCGGACATCCACTTGAAGTACAAGCTTAGGATGACCAGAGAGGAAGCCCTCAGGAGGGCCGTAGAGGCGGTGGAATACGCGAAGAGCCACGGGGTGACGGTGGAGTTCAGCCCCGAGGACGGCACCAGGGCAGACCTCAACTACCTCTACACTATGGTTGAAGCCGTAGTGGACGCGGGGGCGGACAGGGTGGACATACCCGATACCGTAGGAGTCATGACGCCCACCAGGATGAAGTACCTAATAAAGTTCATACTGCCGGCCGCCAAGGGGAGGATAGTCAGCGTCCACTGCCACAACGACTTCGGCTTGGCCGTAGCGAACAGCATAGCCGGCATAGAGGCCGGCGCCAGGCAAGCCCACGTGACCGTGAACGGGATAGGGGAGAGGGCCGGCAACGCCGCGCTCGAGGAAGTGGTGGCTGCCCTAGAGTTCTTACTGAACGTGAGGACCGGCGTCAACACTAAGCTGCTCTACGAGACCAGCCTGCTGGTGTCCAAGATAACCGGCATACCGATACCTCCTAACAAGCCCATCGTCGGCGAGAACGTCTTCAGTCACGAGTCCGGCATACACGTGCACGGGGTGATCAACAACCCGTTCACCTACGAGCCCATACAGCCGGAAATGGTCGGCCAGAGGAGGAGGATCGTGCTCGGCAAGCACTCCGGCAGGCACGGCGTTGAATACGCCCTCAAGACCCTAGGCTACCCCACGGACCCTGACGTGGTCCTAAGGGTGTTAGACGAGGTTAAGAGGCTCGGCGACATGGGCATTAGGGTTACCGAGGACAAGCTGAGGGAGATCGTAGAAAAGGTCTTAGAGGAGAGGGAGAGGGCTAAGGAAGCTGCAACCTCTTAA